A DNA window from Theobroma cacao cultivar B97-61/B2 chromosome 5, Criollo_cocoa_genome_V2, whole genome shotgun sequence contains the following coding sequences:
- the LOC18597466 gene encoding mitoferrin, whose translation MATDASPQYRPVPLPPEFHSDISPSHPPTHDGLHFWQFMIAGSIAGTVEHMAMFPVDTLKTRMQAIGASCSVQPIGVRQALGSILKLEGPSGLYRGIAAMGLGAGPAHAVYFSVYELSKQSLSRGDPNNSMVHAASGVVATVTSDAVFTPMDMVKQRLQLKSSPYKGVADCVRRVLMEEGIGAFYASYRTTVVMNAPFTAVHFATYEAAKRGLMEVSPDSTDDERLVVHATAGAAAGALAAAVTTPLDVVKTQLQCQGVCGCDRFSSSSIGNVIRTIVKKDGYRGLMRGWIPRMLFHAPAAAICWSTYEASKTFFQELNSSYN comes from the exons ATGGCCACTGACGCTTCCCCTCAATACCGGCCCGTGCCACTTCCTCCCGAGTTCCACTCCGATATCTCACCTTCCCACCCGCCAACCCACGACGGCCTCCACTTTTGGCAATTCATGATCGCTGGCTCCATAGCGGGCACTGTCGAGCACATGGCTATGTTTCCTGTCGACACCCTTAAGACGCGCATGCAAGCTATTGGTGCTTCATGTTCGGTTCAACCCATAGGCGTTCGCCAGGCCCTCGGCTCAATCTTGAAGCTCGAAGGTCCTTCCGGGCTTTACCGTGGTATAGCTGCCATGGGGCTTGGCGCAGGACCCGCCCATGCAGTTTACTTTTCTGTTTACGAGCTGTCTAAGCAATCTTTGTCACGTGGCGATCCCAACAACTCGATGGTTCATGCCGCTTCTGGCGTGGTGGCCACTGTCACCAGCGACGCGGTGTTCACGCCTATGGATATGGTGAAACAGCGACTGCAGCTGAAGAGTAGTCCGTACAAGGGCGTAGCGGATTGCGTGCGGAGGGTTCTGATGGAGGAAGGGATTGGAGCCTTCTACGCTTCATATAGGACAACTGTCGTTATGAACGCGCCGTTTACTGCTGTTCACTTCGCCACATACGAAGCAGCGAAGCGAGGGCTGATGGAGGTGTCGCCTGATAGCACCGACGATGAGAGGTTGGTCGTTCATGCCACCGCTGGTGCCGCTGCTGGGGCCCTGGCTGCTGCCGTTACAACGCCGCTCGATGTTGTTAAAACCCAGTTGCAGTGTCAG GGAGTCTGTGGCTGTGATAGATTTTCCAGCAGTTCAATTGGGAATGTTATCCGAACAATCGTGAAGAAGGATGGATACCGGGGCCTTATGAGGGGATGGATCCCAAGGATGCTCTTCCATGCTCCTGCTGCTGCAATCTGTTGGTCCACTTATGAAGCATCGAAGACCTTTTTCCAAGAGCTAAACAGCAGCTACAACTAA